One segment of Streptomyces sp. YIM 121038 DNA contains the following:
- a CDS encoding phytanoyl-CoA dioxygenase family protein, translating into MRLTQEQLEQYHENGFLLLDSLLDEREVDSLRAAFQKDCETEGPHRIIEDGGEEVRAVYSSHLRQPEYARLMRDPRVLVPAQQLLPDDVYVYQFKINAKPAFGGDKWAWHQDFLAWQISDTLPAPLQVNVGVFLDDVTEFNGPVIFLPGSHRDGLVHEGRKSERKSSQHLDPDDISLSPEQLAELVDRHGMVSPKGPAGSVVLFSPEIVHGSAPNMSPFARRLLIATYNDVSNLPSWTGEPRPDYVVCRDSAPLAPLDGSFLDDLEEAAV; encoded by the coding sequence ATGCGTCTGACTCAGGAGCAGTTGGAGCAGTACCACGAGAACGGTTTTCTGCTGCTCGATTCCCTGCTGGACGAGCGCGAGGTCGACTCCCTGCGCGCCGCGTTCCAGAAGGACTGCGAGACGGAGGGGCCGCACCGGATCATCGAGGACGGCGGCGAGGAGGTGCGCGCGGTCTACTCCTCCCACCTCCGGCAGCCCGAATACGCCCGCCTCATGCGTGATCCGCGGGTGCTGGTCCCCGCCCAGCAGCTGCTCCCCGACGACGTGTACGTCTACCAGTTCAAGATCAATGCCAAGCCTGCGTTCGGCGGCGACAAGTGGGCCTGGCACCAGGACTTCCTGGCCTGGCAGATCTCCGACACCCTGCCCGCCCCGCTCCAGGTGAACGTGGGCGTCTTCCTCGACGACGTCACCGAGTTCAACGGTCCCGTCATCTTCCTGCCCGGCTCGCACCGCGACGGGCTGGTGCACGAGGGGCGCAAGAGCGAGCGGAAGTCCTCGCAGCACCTCGACCCGGACGACATCTCGCTCTCGCCGGAGCAGCTGGCCGAACTCGTCGACCGGCACGGCATGGTCAGCCCGAAGGGACCGGCCGGTTCCGTGGTGCTGTTCTCCCCGGAGATCGTGCACGGCTCGGCCCCCAACATGTCCCCCTTCGCCCGCCGTCTGCTCATCGCGACGTACAACGACGTCTCGAACCTGCCGAGCTGGACCGGTGAGCCGCGCCCCGACTACGTGGTGTGCCGCGACTCCGCCCCGCTCGCCCCGCTCGACGGCTCCTTCCTCGACGACCTCGAGGAGGCGGCCGTATGA
- a CDS encoding zinc-binding dehydrogenase — translation MTGRTGRAVVLEEFGKPLALREYPLPPAPERGMIVACGYGGICGTDLHLHQGHLPIPTPLVLGHEGLGVIRELGEGLTHDALGTELKPGDSVMWASSIACGTCPPCRIHREPTLCENRRTYGVNRSTVAGPELSGSWADHIVLQEGTTVVKAAEGVDPLAAMSLACAGPTVVHALYERRPVRLGEVVVVQGSGPVGLAAAAFAQISGAAKVIVIGGPAERLEAAARAGIGDVHLNIADAGDPDDILNEVRAATGGQGADLVIECAGVPQAVAQGLYLARRGGTYLVIGQYTDAGDTLVNPHQIVYRQLDVIGSWAFTGAHLVEYVRLLPTLAARFDLASLVTAFPLDRHADALAAVADGSVMKAVLTS, via the coding sequence ATGACCGGGCGCACCGGCCGCGCGGTCGTCCTGGAGGAGTTCGGCAAGCCGCTCGCGCTGCGCGAGTACCCGCTGCCCCCGGCCCCGGAGCGCGGCATGATCGTCGCCTGTGGCTACGGCGGCATCTGCGGCACCGACCTGCATCTGCACCAGGGCCACCTGCCGATCCCGACCCCGCTGGTCCTGGGCCACGAAGGCCTCGGCGTCATACGGGAGTTGGGCGAGGGCCTCACGCACGACGCCCTCGGCACCGAGCTCAAGCCCGGCGACTCCGTCATGTGGGCCTCGTCCATCGCCTGCGGGACCTGTCCGCCGTGCCGGATCCACCGCGAGCCCACGCTGTGCGAGAACCGCCGTACGTACGGGGTCAACCGCTCCACCGTGGCCGGGCCCGAGCTGTCCGGCTCGTGGGCCGACCACATCGTCCTGCAGGAGGGCACCACCGTCGTCAAGGCGGCCGAGGGCGTCGACCCGCTCGCCGCGATGTCGCTGGCCTGCGCGGGCCCCACCGTCGTGCACGCCCTGTACGAGCGGCGCCCCGTGCGGCTCGGTGAGGTCGTCGTCGTCCAGGGCAGCGGCCCGGTCGGCCTCGCGGCCGCGGCGTTCGCCCAGATCTCCGGGGCCGCCAAGGTCATCGTCATCGGCGGCCCGGCCGAGCGCCTGGAGGCGGCGGCGCGGGCGGGCATCGGCGACGTCCACCTGAACATCGCCGACGCAGGCGACCCGGACGACATCCTGAACGAGGTGCGCGCGGCCACCGGCGGCCAGGGCGCCGACCTCGTCATCGAGTGCGCGGGTGTCCCCCAGGCCGTCGCCCAGGGCCTGTACCTGGCCCGCAGGGGCGGCACGTACCTGGTCATCGGCCAGTACACGGACGCCGGCGACACGCTGGTCAACCCGCACCAGATCGTCTACCGCCAGCTCGACGTGATCGGCTCCTGGGCCTTCACCGGGGCCCACCTCGTCGAGTACGTGCGCCTGCTGCCCACGCTCGCCGCCCGGTTCGACCTGGCGAGCCTGGTGACGGCCTTCCCGCTCGACCGGCACGCGGACGCCCTGGCCGCGGTCGCCGACGGATCGGTGATGAAGGCGGTCCTCACGAGCTGA
- a CDS encoding SDR family oxidoreductase — protein MATAVISGGTRGIGLTLSLRLSALGHRVLALYRSDETAAKEAAEAGEGSIVPVRADVGRPAEVREVCARIVEEHGAPRILVNNAGVNRDRPFLSLTEEDWDQVVATNLSGPFHLSQALAPAMIEAGGGSIVNIGATTAIRPRANGANYCASKAGLLQLTKCMALELAPHIQVNALLPGFTDTPEVTERYRLDEPERRAAVIDSIPQQRIGTPQDIADALEFLVTSRSSYITGQQLIVDGGHFMG, from the coding sequence ATGGCGACGGCAGTGATCAGCGGCGGCACCCGGGGCATCGGACTGACGCTGAGTCTGCGGCTCAGCGCCCTGGGCCACCGGGTGCTCGCCCTCTACCGGAGCGACGAGACCGCGGCCAAGGAGGCGGCCGAGGCGGGCGAGGGAAGCATCGTCCCCGTCCGGGCCGACGTCGGGCGGCCCGCGGAGGTCCGCGAGGTCTGCGCGCGGATCGTCGAGGAGCACGGCGCCCCCCGGATCCTGGTGAACAACGCCGGGGTCAACCGCGACCGGCCCTTCCTCTCCCTCACCGAGGAGGACTGGGACCAGGTCGTCGCGACCAACCTCTCCGGGCCGTTCCACCTCAGCCAGGCCCTCGCGCCCGCCATGATCGAGGCGGGCGGCGGCTCCATCGTCAACATCGGCGCCACCACGGCGATCCGCCCGCGGGCGAACGGCGCCAACTACTGTGCCAGCAAGGCGGGGCTGCTCCAGCTCACCAAGTGCATGGCCCTTGAACTGGCTCCGCACATCCAGGTCAACGCGCTGCTCCCCGGATTTACCGACACCCCAGAAGTCACCGAGCGCTACCGGCTCGACGAGCCGGAACGACGCGCGGCCGTCATCGACTCCATTCCACAGCAGCGGATCGGCACCCCGCAGGACATCGCCGACGCTCTCGAATTCCTTGTGACCTCGCGGTCCTCCTACATCACGGGTCAGCAACTGATCGTGGACGGCGGACACTTCATGGGGTGA
- a CDS encoding alpha/beta fold hydrolase, translated as MSIVSPELAGETPYIWRARQPQSRHRLICFPHAGAGATAYAEWAALLPPEIELVAVQLPGRQDRIAEKPFSEVGPLVSVLTHALRPVLGGSYSFFGHSCGAALAFELAKTLRAKGQTGPEHLFLSAQAAPGATGIRQLHDLSDDEFRDAMLTLGGIDEEIANDEFVMDSLVPVLRADFSLWERHRTAPEAPLDCPITVLAGETDPQAPKDSLDGWREQTNAEFTLRFYDGGHFYFLDSPGIVVSAIAEKMLGAVAGRTA; from the coding sequence ATGTCCATAGTGAGCCCCGAACTCGCCGGTGAGACCCCCTACATCTGGCGCGCCCGGCAGCCGCAGAGCAGGCACCGGCTCATCTGCTTCCCGCACGCGGGCGCCGGTGCCACGGCCTACGCCGAGTGGGCGGCCCTGCTGCCGCCGGAGATCGAGCTGGTCGCCGTGCAGCTGCCCGGCCGTCAGGACCGCATCGCCGAGAAGCCGTTCAGCGAGGTCGGCCCGCTGGTCAGCGTGCTGACCCACGCGCTGCGGCCCGTGCTCGGCGGTTCGTACTCCTTCTTCGGCCACTCCTGCGGCGCGGCGCTCGCCTTCGAGCTCGCCAAGACCCTGCGCGCCAAGGGCCAGACCGGGCCCGAGCACCTCTTCCTGTCCGCGCAGGCCGCCCCCGGCGCGACCGGGATCCGGCAGCTGCACGACCTGTCCGACGACGAGTTCCGCGACGCGATGCTGACCCTCGGCGGCATCGACGAGGAGATCGCGAACGACGAGTTCGTCATGGACTCCCTGGTGCCCGTGCTGCGCGCCGACTTCAGCCTCTGGGAGCGCCACCGCACGGCCCCCGAGGCGCCGCTCGACTGCCCCATCACCGTCCTCGCGGGGGAGACCGACCCGCAGGCGCCCAAGGATTCGCTGGACGGCTGGCGCGAGCAGACGAACGCCGAGTTCACGCTCCGCTTCTACGACGGTGGCCATTTCTACTTCCTCGATTCGCCCGGCATCGTGGTCTCGGCCATCGCCGAGAAGATGCTGGGCGCGGTGGCGGGGAGGACCGCATGA
- a CDS encoding ferredoxin gives MHITVDEQSCVGAGQCVLTVPDVFDQDEMTGRVLLLEGRPSADLEEDVVEAARACPAQAITVTEA, from the coding sequence GTGCACATCACCGTCGATGAACAGTCCTGTGTCGGGGCGGGCCAGTGCGTCCTGACCGTCCCCGACGTCTTCGACCAGGACGAGATGACCGGCCGGGTCCTCCTCCTGGAGGGGCGGCCGTCCGCGGACCTGGAGGAGGACGTGGTCGAGGCCGCGCGGGCCTGCCCGGCCCAGGCGATCACGGTGACGGAGGCCTGA
- a CDS encoding non-ribosomal peptide synthetase, protein MDVHAPLERNRPLTSRDGAAGRILDTTVLELFAQQARLTPDAIAVVCGDETLTYGQLDTRSAALAAGLAGRGVQPESLVAVALPRSAESVVALLGVLRAGAAYLPLDPDYPVERVELMLGDAAPVLLLSAGDTAPRLSGSCPAVDVAELTGATGAAPAVAAHPLALAYVIYTSGSTGRPKGIGVTHRDVAALALDERWRGGAQERMLLHSPLAFDASVYEIWVPLLNGGTVVVDPSPDLTPAALAEQVARHDVTAVWITSALFNLLVEEDAHCLTGLREVWVGGDRVSPQAVAQAMAACPDTVFVNGYGPTETTVFATSHRVDPTRDPDAEVPIGQPLDSFAGYVLDAELRPVEPGVPGELYIAGPGVARGYLRRPGLTAERFVVCPFGPAGERMYRTGDLVIRDANGDLVYQGRADHQVKVRGFRIELGEIEAALLAHPAVAHAAVIAREGRGGDTAKQLVGYVVLTQDGAPAPDAADLPAELREFVAKGLPDFMVPAALMVLDRLPLTPNGKLDRAALPEPHFTSTAYRAPRTGTEEVLAGVFAEVLGQARVGVDDDFFALGGDSIQSIQVVSRARTHGLLVTSRQVFEHRTVAELAGVAATDTGESGPVLAELDGGGVGHLPLMPVAHWILENGAGFDSLLQAVVLELPHDIDREGLAATLTAVLDRHDLLRARLLPDGLLVAPAGTVDADPLIRTVSCDGQWSGESWRTLLVTELQDLAERLDPAAGALAQFVWFQPPTGPGRLLVGLHHMVVDGVSWRILMPDLATAWKQVRDGAAPRLAAPATSVRRWAHALVEEAARPERVAELDRWTSILDGPDPVLGARRLDPAKDVQATVEKVRVVLPSAATEAVLTSVPAAFRGGVNDVLLAALAMAVVRWRRTRGVEEPSTLLRLEGHGREEESVPGADLSRTVGWFTSVFPVRLDLSGIDVEDAFASGRAAGAVIKAVKEQLLALPDKGLGYGLLRYLNPETAEVLRPRGLGQIGFNYLGRFSTGDMPEELHGLGFTQTADAAEFTELAELDAGHDPAMPALCEVDINAMVTDTAAGPRLGAVFGAPAGVLAAADVTELAELWQSALEALVRHAAAPGAGGLTPSDVPLVSVSQGEIETWEERYPGLSDVWPLTPLQAGLLHHTELAGTGVDMYQVQLLFGFDGPVDAARMRAAGQALLDRHASLRTAYVPDAGGDLVQLVVSGVTLPWREVTVAEDAFESFLTEDRTTTFDPTEPPLLRMTLAHVGDGRTEVVLTGQHVLFDGWSEPILLRELLWLYADPSALAKAPSFKEFLGHLQRRDEEQRELSVRAHTDALVGIDEPTLLVPEEAEGGASGFGELDLALTPDEARALVRRAAETGSTPSNVVQAAWAVVLGELTGRTDVLFGATVSGRPPELPGVADTVGLFINTVPVRARCAPGKTLAQVATELQASQAVLLDHDDCGLADIHEATGLDALFDTLVLVQSHPFDNAAIADAGEAAGLPVPSFRNIAGANYPLIVMAEQDPLLRLRLQYQLGAFDRERAADVAERLLRVLRAFLADPHSKVGAVGAPASGALAATARPTSRTAPAAADELLPQLFARLVAEDPDALAFVADGVITRRELDERADRLAGELLRHAVEPDSVVAVSCVDPVDRTAALLAVLKAGACALPLDAEDSPEWTGSVVRDTAVSAVIVDKETDDRDWGAAPRIRVPLDALDAAPAVPQVRPLPGRLALLTHAPDATARPRALAVTHAALLRDVRGFASDTAAFLEAGPATPAAELLLALGAGRAVEIREGAPEAHPLAADATRARVLSPSLAPTAPGGTGELYLTGEYGRGYPRHRARTAEHFVADPHGPAGARLYRTGLRARVTADGGYEPLGPSTGRTEGQQALEAVLSGHTAVAAAAVVSDDTGPVAYVVTAAGARIVPDELRALAAQRLPHRLVPRAVLVLDELPRTATGRLDVKRLPEAAEAPRPARAAGSEREEFLLRVFGEVLQRENVGVDDNFFAMGGNSLLATRLIGRIRNDLGVELTLRSIFQYKTIAELAAHWDEIVTASGPRLRKMS, encoded by the coding sequence ATGGATGTGCATGCTCCGCTGGAGCGAAACCGTCCGCTGACGAGTAGGGACGGGGCGGCCGGACGGATCCTCGACACGACGGTGCTCGAGCTGTTCGCCCAGCAGGCCCGGCTGACTCCGGACGCGATCGCCGTGGTCTGCGGGGACGAGACCCTGACCTACGGCCAACTCGACACCAGGTCCGCCGCGTTGGCCGCGGGCCTCGCCGGGCGCGGCGTACAGCCGGAGTCCCTCGTCGCGGTCGCGCTGCCGCGCTCCGCGGAGTCCGTCGTGGCCCTCCTCGGCGTGCTCAGGGCGGGCGCCGCCTATCTGCCGCTCGACCCCGACTACCCCGTCGAGCGCGTCGAGTTGATGCTCGGCGACGCGGCCCCCGTCCTGCTGCTGAGCGCGGGGGACACCGCGCCGCGGCTGTCCGGCTCGTGCCCTGCCGTGGACGTGGCGGAGCTGACCGGTGCCACCGGCGCGGCGCCCGCCGTCGCCGCGCACCCGCTGGCGCTCGCGTACGTGATCTACACCTCCGGGTCGACGGGCCGGCCCAAGGGCATCGGCGTCACCCACCGCGACGTGGCGGCCCTGGCCCTGGACGAGCGCTGGCGCGGCGGTGCGCAGGAACGCATGCTGCTGCACTCGCCGCTGGCCTTCGACGCCTCCGTCTACGAGATCTGGGTGCCGCTCCTCAACGGCGGCACGGTCGTCGTCGACCCCTCGCCCGACCTCACGCCCGCCGCGCTCGCCGAGCAGGTGGCCCGGCACGACGTCACCGCCGTCTGGATCACCAGCGCGCTCTTCAACCTCCTGGTGGAGGAGGACGCGCACTGTCTGACCGGGCTCCGCGAGGTGTGGGTGGGCGGCGACCGCGTCTCGCCGCAGGCCGTCGCCCAGGCCATGGCGGCCTGCCCCGACACCGTCTTCGTGAACGGCTACGGCCCGACCGAGACCACGGTCTTCGCCACCAGCCACCGGGTCGACCCCACGCGGGACCCGGACGCCGAGGTGCCGATCGGGCAGCCCCTTGACAGCTTCGCGGGCTATGTGCTTGACGCGGAGCTGCGGCCGGTGGAGCCGGGCGTCCCCGGCGAGCTGTACATCGCGGGCCCCGGTGTGGCCCGCGGCTATCTGCGCAGGCCGGGCCTGACCGCCGAGCGGTTCGTGGTCTGCCCCTTCGGCCCGGCCGGTGAACGGATGTACCGCACCGGCGACTTGGTGATCCGCGACGCGAACGGCGACCTCGTGTACCAGGGGCGCGCCGACCACCAGGTAAAGGTGCGCGGCTTCCGCATCGAGCTCGGCGAGATCGAGGCGGCGCTGCTCGCCCACCCCGCGGTGGCGCACGCCGCGGTGATCGCCCGCGAGGGCCGCGGCGGCGACACCGCCAAGCAGCTCGTCGGCTATGTGGTCCTGACCCAGGACGGCGCGCCCGCGCCCGACGCAGCGGACCTCCCGGCCGAGCTGCGCGAGTTCGTGGCCAAGGGACTTCCGGACTTCATGGTTCCGGCCGCGCTCATGGTGCTCGACCGGCTGCCCCTGACCCCGAACGGCAAGCTGGACCGGGCCGCCCTGCCCGAGCCGCACTTCACCAGCACCGCCTACCGCGCGCCGCGCACCGGGACCGAGGAGGTCCTGGCCGGTGTCTTCGCCGAGGTCCTCGGCCAGGCACGCGTCGGCGTCGACGACGACTTCTTCGCCCTCGGCGGCGACAGCATCCAGTCCATCCAGGTGGTGTCGCGGGCCAGGACCCACGGCCTCCTGGTCACCTCGCGGCAGGTGTTCGAGCACCGGACCGTGGCCGAACTGGCGGGCGTCGCCGCCACCGACACCGGCGAGAGCGGCCCCGTCCTGGCCGAACTCGACGGCGGCGGCGTGGGACACCTGCCGCTCATGCCGGTGGCGCACTGGATCCTGGAGAACGGCGCGGGCTTCGACTCGCTGCTCCAGGCCGTGGTCCTGGAACTGCCGCACGACATCGACCGGGAGGGCCTGGCCGCGACCCTGACGGCCGTCCTCGACCGGCACGACCTGCTGCGCGCGCGGCTGCTGCCCGACGGGCTGCTCGTCGCCCCGGCCGGCACCGTCGACGCGGACCCGCTGATCCGCACCGTGTCCTGCGACGGACAGTGGTCCGGCGAGTCCTGGCGGACCCTGCTCGTGACCGAACTCCAGGACCTGGCCGAGCGCCTCGACCCGGCGGCCGGCGCCCTCGCGCAGTTCGTGTGGTTCCAGCCGCCCACCGGCCCCGGACGGCTCCTGGTCGGCCTGCACCACATGGTCGTCGACGGCGTCTCCTGGCGGATCCTGATGCCCGACCTCGCCACCGCCTGGAAGCAGGTGCGCGACGGCGCCGCCCCGCGCCTCGCGGCCCCCGCGACCTCGGTGCGGCGCTGGGCCCACGCCCTGGTGGAGGAGGCGGCCCGGCCCGAGCGGGTGGCCGAGCTCGACCGGTGGACCTCGATCCTCGACGGACCCGACCCGGTCCTCGGCGCCCGGCGCCTGGACCCGGCGAAGGACGTACAGGCCACCGTCGAGAAGGTGCGCGTGGTGCTCCCGAGCGCCGCCACCGAGGCCGTCCTCACCTCCGTGCCCGCGGCCTTCCGCGGCGGGGTCAACGACGTGCTGCTCGCCGCCCTGGCGATGGCGGTGGTCCGCTGGCGCCGCACGCGCGGCGTCGAGGAGCCCTCGACGCTGCTGCGCCTCGAAGGGCACGGGCGCGAGGAGGAGTCGGTGCCCGGCGCCGACCTCTCGCGCACCGTGGGCTGGTTCACCAGCGTCTTCCCGGTCCGCCTCGACCTGTCCGGCATCGACGTCGAGGACGCCTTCGCCTCCGGCCGGGCCGCGGGCGCCGTCATCAAGGCGGTCAAGGAGCAGCTGCTCGCCCTGCCCGACAAGGGCCTCGGCTACGGCCTCCTGCGCTACCTCAACCCCGAGACCGCCGAGGTCCTGCGCCCGCGCGGCCTCGGCCAGATCGGCTTCAACTACCTGGGCCGCTTCTCCACCGGCGACATGCCCGAGGAGCTGCACGGCCTGGGCTTCACCCAGACCGCGGACGCCGCGGAGTTCACCGAGCTGGCCGAGCTGGACGCCGGGCACGACCCGGCCATGCCCGCGCTGTGCGAGGTGGACATCAACGCGATGGTCACCGACACCGCGGCAGGTCCGCGCCTGGGCGCGGTCTTCGGCGCCCCGGCCGGGGTGCTCGCCGCGGCGGACGTCACCGAGCTGGCCGAGCTGTGGCAGTCGGCGCTCGAAGCCCTGGTGCGGCACGCGGCCGCCCCCGGCGCGGGCGGCCTGACGCCGTCGGACGTGCCCCTGGTCAGCGTCTCCCAGGGAGAGATCGAGACCTGGGAGGAGCGGTACCCGGGCCTGAGCGACGTCTGGCCGCTGACGCCCCTGCAGGCCGGTCTGCTGCACCACACCGAGCTGGCCGGCACCGGCGTGGACATGTACCAGGTACAGCTGCTCTTCGGCTTCGACGGGCCGGTGGACGCCGCCCGGATGCGGGCGGCGGGGCAGGCACTCCTCGACCGGCACGCGAGCCTGCGCACCGCCTACGTACCCGACGCGGGCGGCGACCTCGTGCAGCTCGTCGTCTCCGGCGTGACGCTGCCCTGGCGCGAGGTGACCGTGGCGGAGGACGCGTTCGAGTCCTTCCTCACCGAGGACCGCACCACGACCTTCGACCCCACCGAGCCGCCGCTGCTGCGCATGACCCTGGCGCACGTCGGGGACGGCCGCACCGAGGTGGTCCTCACCGGCCAGCACGTGCTGTTCGACGGCTGGTCCGAGCCGATCCTGCTGCGCGAACTGCTGTGGCTGTACGCCGACCCGTCCGCGCTGGCCAAGGCGCCCTCCTTCAAGGAGTTCCTCGGCCACCTCCAGCGCCGCGACGAGGAACAGCGCGAGCTTTCGGTACGGGCCCACACCGACGCCCTCGTGGGGATCGACGAGCCGACCCTGCTCGTCCCCGAGGAGGCCGAGGGCGGCGCGAGCGGCTTCGGCGAACTCGACCTCGCCCTGACGCCGGACGAGGCCCGCGCCCTGGTGCGGCGGGCCGCGGAGACGGGCAGCACGCCCAGCAACGTCGTCCAGGCCGCCTGGGCCGTCGTCCTCGGCGAGCTCACCGGCCGCACCGACGTGCTGTTCGGCGCCACGGTCTCCGGCCGTCCGCCGGAGCTGCCGGGCGTGGCCGACACGGTCGGCCTGTTCATCAACACCGTGCCGGTCCGCGCGCGCTGCGCGCCGGGCAAGACCCTCGCCCAGGTGGCGACCGAGCTCCAGGCCTCGCAGGCCGTCCTGCTCGACCACGACGACTGCGGCCTGGCCGACATCCACGAGGCCACCGGCCTGGACGCGCTGTTCGACACCCTCGTCCTGGTCCAGTCCCACCCCTTCGACAACGCTGCCATCGCCGACGCCGGCGAAGCGGCCGGTCTGCCCGTACCGAGCTTCCGCAACATCGCGGGAGCGAACTACCCGCTCATCGTGATGGCCGAGCAGGACCCGCTGCTCCGCCTGCGGCTCCAGTACCAGCTCGGCGCGTTCGACCGGGAGCGGGCGGCCGACGTCGCGGAGCGGCTGCTCCGCGTGCTGCGGGCCTTCCTCGCCGACCCCCACAGCAAGGTCGGAGCGGTGGGCGCCCCCGCGTCCGGCGCGCTCGCCGCCACGGCCCGGCCGACCTCGCGGACGGCCCCGGCCGCGGCCGACGAACTGCTGCCGCAGCTCTTCGCACGCCTCGTGGCCGAGGACCCGGACGCCCTGGCCTTCGTCGCCGACGGAGTGATCACCCGGCGCGAGCTGGACGAGCGGGCCGACCGCCTCGCCGGTGAACTCCTGCGGCACGCCGTGGAGCCCGACTCCGTGGTGGCCGTCTCCTGCGTCGACCCGGTGGACCGCACGGCCGCCCTGCTCGCCGTCCTGAAGGCGGGCGCCTGCGCCCTGCCCCTGGATGCCGAGGACTCCCCGGAGTGGACCGGCTCCGTCGTCCGGGACACCGCGGTGAGCGCCGTCATCGTCGACAAGGAGACCGACGACCGCGACTGGGGCGCCGCGCCCCGCATCCGGGTGCCCCTGGACGCCCTGGACGCCGCTCCGGCCGTCCCGCAGGTCCGGCCGCTCCCCGGCCGCCTGGCCCTGCTGACCCACGCGCCGGACGCCACGGCCCGGCCGCGGGCGCTGGCCGTCACCCACGCCGCTCTCCTGCGCGACGTGCGCGGCTTCGCCTCCGACACCGCGGCCTTCCTCGAGGCGGGCCCCGCCACGCCCGCCGCCGAGCTCCTGCTCGCGCTCGGTGCCGGCCGCGCCGTCGAGATCCGCGAGGGCGCGCCGGAAGCCCACCCGCTCGCCGCCGACGCCACCCGCGCCCGCGTCCTCAGCCCCTCCCTCGCCCCCACCGCCCCCGGCGGCACCGGCGAGCTGTACCTCACCGGGGAGTACGGGCGCGGCTACCCCAGGCACCGGGCCCGCACCGCCGAGCACTTCGTCGCCGACCCCCACGGTCCGGCCGGGGCCCGGCTCTACCGCACCGGGCTGCGGGCCCGCGTCACCGCCGACGGCGGGTACGAGCCGCTCGGCCCCTCCACCGGGCGGACCGAGGGCCAACAGGCCCTGGAGGCCGTCCTGTCGGGCCACACCGCCGTGGCGGCCGCCGCCGTGGTCAGTGACGACACCGGCCCCGTCGCCTACGTCGTCACCGCCGCGGGCGCCCGGATCGTGCCCGACGAGCTGCGGGCCCTGGCCGCGCAGCGCCTGCCGCACCGGCTCGTGCCCCGCGCGGTCCTGGTCCTGGACGAGCTGCCCAGGACCGCCACCGGGCGGCTCGACGTCAAGCGGCTGCCCGAAGCCGCCGAGGCGCCGCGCCCGGCCCGGGCGGCGGGCAGCGAGCGCGAGGAGTTCCTGCTGAGGGTCTTCGGCGAGGTGCTCCAGCGGGAGAACGTCGGCGTCGACGACAACTTCTTCGCCATGGGCGGCAATTCGCTGCTCGCGACCAGGCTCATCGGCCGCATCCGCAACGACCTCGGGGTGGAGCTCACCCTTCGCTCGATATTCCAGTACAAGACCATCGCCGAACTGGCAGCCCACTGGGACGAGATCGTCACAGCGAGCGGCCCCCGACTGCGCAAGATGAGCTAG